From Balneola sp. MJW-20:
AGAAGCACAAAGATTACCTATTTATTCAGGACAATTAATTACGCAGAATCTAACCGAGGGTTTCAAGGTATAATGAACATACTTCATATAAGTGCGGAGTGTTATCCGGCTGCAAAAGTTGGGGGGTTGGGCGATGTGGTAGGATCACTTCCAAAGTATCTCAACCAGCTTGATCACAGTTGTGATGTGGTGATCCCTAAATATGAAACTCCCTGGCTGAACAGGCAGAAATATGAGCATATTTATGAATCAGAGATAGAGATGGCTGGGATCTCGGTCTCTTTTCAGATCCTTAAAGTGATCAATGATGAGTTAGGTTATGACCTTTATGCGGTTAATATTCCGGGTAAATTCGACCGACCGGGAGTTTATATCGATCCCTGGACCGGTCATGCGTACTGGGATGAATTTGAACGCTTCGTCAGTTTTCAGATCATTGTTCTGGAATGGCTGAAAGAATCCGAAGATCGCCCCGATATTATTCACTGTCATGACCATCATACGGGACTGATCCCCTTTATGCTCTCTCAGTGTAATCGATATCGGGAGATGTCTGATATTCCCAATGTGATCACTGTGCATAATGCAGAGTACCAGGGCTGGGCCGGCCTTGACCGGTACGTTTTGCTTCCTGCCTTTTCAATGCGAAATATTGGCCTTCTTGACTGGAACGGTCAGCTAAATTCTCTGGCTGCAGGACTGAAATGTGCCTGGGCGATCAGCACTGTTAGTGAAAGCTACATGGAAGAGCTTTGTATCGAGAGCAATGGACTGGAGCAACTCTTCAGAGATGAGTTTGAAAAATCATTTGGGATCGTCAACGGTATTGATGCGGATATATGGGATCCTGCAACGGATACACTATTGGACCATAACTATAGTTTCCGTAACAGGAAAAAGGGGAAAAAAGAAAATAAAAAACAGATCTGTGATGAGTTTGGGTTGAATCCTGAATTACCTACGATCTCATTTATCGGCCGGCTTGTAAGAGAAAAAGGAGCCGATCTTTTAC
This genomic window contains:
- a CDS encoding glycogen synthase, encoding MNILHISAECYPAAKVGGLGDVVGSLPKYLNQLDHSCDVVIPKYETPWLNRQKYEHIYESEIEMAGISVSFQILKVINDELGYDLYAVNIPGKFDRPGVYIDPWTGHAYWDEFERFVSFQIIVLEWLKESEDRPDIIHCHDHHTGLIPFMLSQCNRYREMSDIPNVITVHNAEYQGWAGLDRYVLLPAFSMRNIGLLDWNGQLNSLAAGLKCAWAISTVSESYMEELCIESNGLEQLFRDEFEKSFGIVNGIDADIWDPATDTLLDHNYSFRNRKKGKKENKKQICDEFGLNPELPTISFIGRLVREKGADLLPDLFRNYLYSEKEVNFILLGTGDPQLHEIFTNMEHDHMGYFDATLEYNEQLAHKIYAGSDFILMPSRVEPCGLNQMFAMRYGTIPIVRSVGGLKDTVKDISREEGYGITFQEFNLPDAAEAIERAVDMYYDEKRMSSMITKVMKLDFSWRSSAKKYISMYNKIKSEN